A single window of Pectobacterium parmentieri DNA harbors:
- a CDS encoding MarR family winged helix-turn-helix transcriptional regulator, producing MKSQTSEYDAVDVILEQWRRERPDLDASPMGPIGRLRRCAVLMDQRLESCFSKFDLSSWEFDMLATLRRAGAPYCLSPTDLFSTLMVTSGTMTHRLKRLEIRGFIERVQNEQDARSTLVQLTSTGLELINRAVEAHIENERQVLFALSTDVLAALDANLATLLRTLESHTGPAVPKETN from the coding sequence ATGAAAAGTCAAACCAGCGAGTACGATGCGGTAGATGTCATTCTTGAACAGTGGCGGCGCGAGCGACCTGATTTGGATGCCAGCCCGATGGGGCCGATTGGACGCCTCAGACGATGTGCTGTGCTCATGGATCAGCGTCTGGAATCCTGCTTTTCCAAATTCGATCTGAGCAGTTGGGAGTTTGATATGCTGGCTACGCTGCGGCGTGCGGGTGCGCCGTACTGTCTGAGTCCAACCGATTTGTTCTCCACATTAATGGTGACGTCAGGAACGATGACCCACCGGCTCAAGCGTCTTGAAATCCGAGGATTTATCGAACGCGTGCAGAACGAACAGGATGCCCGTAGTACGCTGGTACAACTGACCAGTACGGGGCTTGAGCTGATTAATCGCGCCGTCGAAGCGCATATTGAGAACGAGCGGCAGGTGCTATTTGCGCTATCTACGGATGTGCTGGCTGCACTGGATGCCAATCTCGCCACGCTATTGCGAACGTTGGAAAGTCACACTGGGCCTGCTGTACCTAAGGAGACAAACTAA
- a CDS encoding EamA family transporter — MDTTSSPHYWRDVILTALAPAIWGSTYIITTEFLPPDRPFTAALIRVLPAGLLLLLFTRRFPARQDWWRVVVLSALNIGVFQALLFVAAYRLPGGLAAVLSAIQPLLIMVLVWVVDHRTPKQATLWSAVIGVIGMATLLLSPQTTFEPVGIAAALLGAMCMAMGVWLTRRWQLDLPVLPLTGWQLFIGGLMLAPVAWLADAPLPALTLSQWAAYAYLCLAGAVLAYGLWFRGVTRLPTVAVASLGLLSPLTAVVLGWALLSQSITGTAFLGLAIVLASVFAVQWTTSRSK, encoded by the coding sequence ATGGACACCACATCTTCACCACACTACTGGCGTGACGTCATACTCACAGCGTTGGCCCCCGCGATTTGGGGCTCCACTTATATTATTACAACGGAATTCCTGCCACCAGACCGGCCCTTCACCGCGGCACTTATCCGCGTGCTACCTGCGGGTCTGCTGCTGCTTTTATTCACCCGACGCTTTCCCGCCCGACAAGACTGGTGGCGCGTAGTCGTGCTTAGCGCCCTGAATATCGGCGTTTTTCAAGCGCTGCTGTTTGTTGCCGCTTATCGTTTACCAGGCGGATTAGCGGCGGTACTTAGCGCGATCCAGCCGCTGTTGATCATGGTGTTAGTCTGGGTCGTGGATCATCGAACGCCCAAGCAGGCTACGCTGTGGTCGGCGGTCATCGGCGTGATTGGCATGGCCACGTTGCTGCTGTCACCGCAGACGACATTTGAACCGGTGGGAATCGCCGCCGCGCTGCTGGGTGCGATGTGCATGGCGATGGGCGTCTGGTTGACGCGTCGCTGGCAGCTTGATCTGCCCGTGCTGCCGCTTACCGGCTGGCAACTTTTCATCGGCGGATTAATGCTGGCACCCGTTGCGTGGCTAGCCGATGCCCCACTGCCTGCGTTGACCCTGTCACAGTGGGCCGCTTACGCCTATCTCTGCCTTGCGGGTGCCGTGCTCGCATATGGACTCTGGTTTCGTGGCGTGACGCGTCTGCCGACGGTTGCCGTTGCATCATTGGGGTTGTTGAGTCCGCTTACCGCCGTGGTGCTAGGTTGGGCGTTGCTTTCCCAGTCGATCACTGGCACAGCGTTCTTAGGTTTGGCGATCGTGCTCGCCAGCGTCTTCGCCGTGCAATGGACGACGTCGCGAAGCAAATAA